One stretch of Oryzias latipes chromosome 7, ASM223467v1 DNA includes these proteins:
- the las1l gene encoding ribosomal biogenesis protein LAS1L, with amino-acid sequence MRKRSSEKKRHVVAWVNKAEWNQVLENLYSKDVSLQKFALQRISAWRGRFAHSSPVAVDCTADLVRCQVLDRSGQLSGDELVLLYGASLVRFVNLITERQQGKIARPLRRLAGNLNIPEWVVDLRHDFTHRKLPSLKWCRRGCKVVLEWLQQEYWSRQLGGGSDEGWESQSEEEEDPKRQEDELLARQKEMEAYKSARELLISYEREQFQTFDELHQVQENNLGQAPLADMSWLLGEIKQFSLDASDMLVDVLLEDGFLVPTVEQLETLGCNPSEKSDPTQPRIPQVFLHFWLPLFRALNSGFFIHLLLEKLFAELKLLKEEESSHRAFFLSAWTSELLLCNNNKFEYHFETKQQKKNRIKDRIFVNRIQLRWQQLLAACLDAPCISTPHLLQLILDDMEHPLPLETRQKLLQLCSIYTQAARGGGSASPEPKRQPIYTLEKLHEKQKQHLRHVATDRSESDHKAADDLAEKAKALRGSPWQVCTDKVQWKSFPLGKVPGQSDDPSCLMVENYSTMRVFDQPVDLESGGAQKVPGVSAPARTAEGFLWSQSDLHRLKSGLVLF; translated from the coding sequence ATGAGGAAAAGGAGCTCGGAGAAAAAACGCCATGTGGTCGCTTGGGTCAATAAAGCCGAGTGGAACCAGGTTCTGGAGAACCTTTACTCCAAAGACGTCTCCCTGCAGAAGTTCGCCCTGCAGAGGATCTCAGCCTGGAGGGGCAGGTTCGCGCACAGCTCCCCCGTGGCGGTGGACTGCACCGCCGACCTGGTGAGGTGCCAGGTTCTGGACCGGTCCGGACAGCTGAGCGGAGACGAGCTGGTTCTGCTGTACGGGGCGTCCCTGGTGAGGTTCGTTAACCTGATCACCGAGAGGCAGCAGGGGAAGATCGCGCGCCCACTCCGGCGGCTGGCGGGGAACCTGAACATCCCAGAGTGGGTCGTGGATCTGCGGCACGATTTCACCCACAGGAAGCTCCCCTCTCTGAAATGGTGCCGAAGGGGGTGCAAAGTGGTTCTGGAGTGGCTCCAGCAGGAGTACTGGTCCAGGCAGCTCGGAGGAGGTTCTGATGAGGGCTGGGAGTCTcagtctgaggaggaggaagacccCAAACGCCAGGAGGACGAACTTCTGGCCAGGCAGAAGGAAATGGAGGCCTACAAGAGCGCAAGAGAACTCCTGATCTCCTACGAGAGGGAGCAGTTCCAGACCTTTGACGAGCTCCACCAGGTCCAAGAGAACAACCTGGGACAGGCTCCTTTAGCTGACATGAGCTGGCTGCTGGGGGAAATCAAGCAGTTTTCTCTGGATGCCAGTGACATGCTGGTGGACGTGTTGTTGGAGGATGGGTTCCTGGTTCCCACGGTGGAGCAGCTGGAAACATTGGGCTGCAATCCCTCTGAGAAGTCGGATCCCACACAGCCCAGAATCCCCCAGGTCTTCCTGCACTTCTGGCTCCCCCTGTTCAGGGCGCTGAACTCGGGATTTTTCATTCACCTCCTCCTGGAGAAGCTCTTTGCGGAGCTGAAACTTCTCAAGGAGGAAGAAAGCAGCCACAGGGCGTTCTTCCTGTCTGCCTGGACGTCGGAGCTCCTGCTCTGCAACAACAACAAGTTTGAATACCACTTTGAAacaaagcagcagaagaagaaccGAATCAAAGACAGGATCTTTGTGAACCGCATCCAGCTGCGGTGGCAGCAGCTGCTGGCTGCGTGCCTGGATGCTCCCTGCATCAGCACACCTCACCTGCTCCAGTTGATCCTGGACGACATGGAGCACCCCCTCCCCCTGGAAACCCGGCAGAAGCTgctccagctctgctccatcTACACGCAGGCCGCACGCGGTGGAGGGAGCGCGTCGCCGGAGCCCAAACGGCAGCCTATCTACACTCTGGAGAAGCTGCACGAGAAGCAGAAGCAGCATCTGCGGCACGTCGCGACTGACAGGAGCGAGTCCGATCACAAGGCTGCAGATGATTTGGCTGAGAAGGCGAAGGCGCTCCGAGGTTCTCCTTGGCAGGTGTGCACCGATAAAGTCCAATGGAAGAGCTTTCCTCTGGGGAAGGTTCCCGGACAGTCGGATGATCCCTCCTGTCTCATGGTAGAAAATTACTCCACAATGAGGGTCTTTGACCAGCCTGTGGACCTGGAGAGCGGCGGTGCGCAAAAAGTGCCAGGAGTCTCCGCCCCCGCCAGAACAGCTGAAGGCTTCCTGTGGAGCCAGAGTGACTTACACAGGCTGAAATCTGGACTGGTGCTTTTCTGA